CTACCGATAGCTAAGATTTTATTCGTTCCTTTAGCCAGCGCCACTACTGAGGGCTCATTCATCACAATTCCTTTTCCATGAACATAAATAAGAGTGGTTGCCGTCCCTAAATCAACTCCCAATCGCTTATTCCACATAGAGAAAATCCTCCTGTTTATTCGTAAACCCTCTTTATCGAGGCACCAAGTTTAAGAAGCTTCTTTTCCAAATTCGCATATCCTCGATCAACATGAGAAATACCATAAACATCAGTCGTTCCCTCTGCTGCTAAGCCTGCTAAAACCAGTGCAGCGCCTGCTCGCAAATCAGAGGCGGTAACCTGAGTTCCAGTAAGTTTTTCCACACCAACTACCACTGCACTTCTCCCCTCAACTTTTATATTCACTCCCATTCTTTCCAGTTCTCCCACATGGGCAAACCGATTCTCAAAAACTGTTTCGGTAATTACACTAACCCCATCAGCTAAACAGAGAAGGGTCATAAATTGCGCTTGCATATCAGTGGGGAAACCGGGATACGGCATAGTTTTAATATCCGTTGCCTGAGGTCTTTCTTTCATAGAAATAAATAGGCTATCTTCCGATACCTTGGAAATTTTGGCGCCGATTTCTTCCAATTTGGTAATAATAGAACGCATGGCAATATGATTAACTCCCTTAACTTCCACATTTCCACCAGTAATAGCAGCTGCAACACAAAATGTTCCTGCTTCAATTCGGTCGTTAATGATTGAATAATCACAACCATATAATTTAGGAGTTCCATGTATAATAATGGTATCGGTTCCAACTCCGTCGATTTTTGCACCCATCGCCATCAGAAAGTTTGCCAGATCAGTAACTTCCGGCTCTCTGGCTGCATTGGCTATCACCGTATCGCCTGGAATAACCGAAGCCAGCATCATTATATTCTCAGTTGCACCTACACTTGGAAAATCTAAGTATATTTCACCGGGGTGTAATTGATCCGTCCAAGCTTCGACATACCCCGAATGCATCGATACTTGAACCCCCAAATGAAGAAATCCTTTTATATGAAGGTCTATAGGTCTTGAACCAATTGCACATCCACCTGGAAGCGGAACTTGAGCTCTTTTTAATCTGGTGATAAGTGGACCGGTGACTAAAAAAGAAGCTCTCATTTTTCGTATTAATTCGTAGGGAGCATCTGATTTAATGAGAGAGTCAGGGAAAATTTGATAGGTTCCTTCTGCCAACTTCTCGATTCTGACTCCTAAACCTTGAAGAACCAAAATCATGGTATTTACATCTAATAAATCAGGAATATTTCTAATAATGGAAGGTGTCTCACTTAAAAGAGTAGCGGCAAGAATAGGAAGTGCTGCATTTTTAGAACCACCAATTTCTACTATACCTGATAAAGGATTCCCTCCATTAATTACAAACTTTTCCACGCCTACTCTCCCTTTCATCCAGACGCCTTTTAATTCCGGAAACATGCACCTCTTACGTATCCCTTTTTGCCTTTTCTATAACCAGATACTCGTATTATTATATCTTATTCTGAATCATATTTTTCACTAATTTAAACTCTTTTAATTTCTTATTATGAGGTTTTTTTCTCAAGAGTTGTAACCGAATCATCCTTCTTTTTTTGGTTTGGTGCATTAAATTCAAACCCTATTTTCCCACCTTCTTGAAGAATTAGCCGCGCTTTGAAAAATTTTCCTTTCTTGGATTTAAAACCTGAAATAATATCTGTCCTTCCTTGAGTGATGAGCTTCTGAGCCTGGCTACGGGTAATGGTTTTTCCCAAAATTTTTTTCCATAAGGTAAAAGGACACCCTTCCTTCCATTGAACACAGGCAAAAGCGCTTCGGTTTTCCTGAACTGGCGAACCACATATTGGACAAGAACCAACATTGCTGTTCATTTTTGCCCGTTCGCCATTATCTGGTTTTTCTTTAACCTTGGCTACGATCTCCTCGGTCATTTTTTTGATTTCGTCCATAAACTCTTGTCGAGAAAATTGTCCCTTTTCGATTAAAACGAGTTTCTTCTCCCATTGGCCGGTTAATTGAGGGGATGCTAACTCATTAACTGGAATACTTTCAATTAAATTAATAAGTTCAATCCCTTTAGGTGAAGGAATTAAGGTTTTCTCTTCCCTTTCTAAATATCCAACCTCGATTAATCGCTCAATAATTGCAGCTCGGGTTGCGGGGGTACCCAACCCCGATTCTTTCATAATTTCTTGCAACTCTTCGTCTTCAACAAACTTTCCTGCACCCTCCATAGCAGAAAGGAGAGATGCTTCAGTATAACGTGGTGGTGCTTTGGTTTCTTTTTCTTCAACCCAAACTTTTTCGGTGGTCACCATTGTTCCAACTTCAACTTCCGGGAGAAATTCCGTCTCTTCTGATCCGGCTTCTTTTCCGTATACTTTTCTCCATCCTGGTTCAACTAACACTTTCGATTTACTAATAAAATTCTCATTATTGACCTCAGTTTTAATTCGTCGCTGCGCCCAGATTGCCTCAGGGTAAAAAACCGAAAGAAATCGCTTGCAAATCAGATCCATAATTTTTTGGTCATCTCGTCCCAGAGTGTCCCAATCAATTTTTTCTCCGGTCGGAATGATGGCATGATGGTCGGATACTCGGCTATTATCAAACACCCTTCTATCCTTTAATGCTTTTTTTGAGTCAAAAGGATCTTGAGTCAATTCTTCAAAGCCACATTTTCGAAGCATATTCCATCCTGTTGTCACCTGTTCGACCAAATCATTAGAAAGATATCGGGAATCGGTTCGTGGATAAGTAATCAGTTTGCGGGCTTCATAGAGTTTTTGAGCTGAATTAAGGGTTCTTTTAGCAGAAAAACCAAAAATTTTATTCGCATCCCGCTGCAATTCAGTAAGGTCATAAAGAAGG
This region of Candidatus Atribacteria bacterium ADurb.Bin276 genomic DNA includes:
- the topB gene encoding DNA topoisomerase 3; the protein is MGKTLIITEKPSVAKDIAKVLGKFTNRKEYLESEKYYITWAIGHLITLAEPEDYEKRFKVWRLSLLPILPDKFFLKPIAKNEKRIKIIKDLLKSDDVEEVINGCDAGREGELIFRYIYEFTESQKPFKRLWLSSMTTAAIRQSFANLIPGERMELLAEAAKCRSESDWLVGINGTRVFTARFKILLSVGRVQTPTLAILVQREKEIREFKPTPYWEIFAVFSSPQGTYVGKWIDGEDRVYDQQQALQIEQNVQGKKGKVIEFSNKKTKEQHPLLYDLTELQRDANKIFGFSAKRTLNSAQKLYEARKLITYPRTDSRYLSNDLVEQVTTGWNMLRKCGFEELTQDPFDSKKALKDRRVFDNSRVSDHHAIIPTGEKIDWDTLGRDDQKIMDLICKRFLSVFYPEAIWAQRRIKTEVNNENFISKSKVLVEPGWRKVYGKEAGSEETEFLPEVEVGTMVTTEKVWVEEKETKAPPRYTEASLLSAMEGAGKFVEDEELQEIMKESGLGTPATRAAIIERLIEVGYLEREEKTLIPSPKGIELINLIESIPVNELASPQLTGQWEKKLVLIEKGQFSRQEFMDEIKKMTEEIVAKVKEKPDNGERAKMNSNVGSCPICGSPVQENRSAFACVQWKEGCPFTLWKKILGKTITRSQAQKLITQGRTDIISGFKSKKGKFFKARLILQEGGKIGFEFNAPNQKKKDDSVTTLEKKTS
- the murAA gene encoding UDP-N-acetylglucosamine 1-carboxyvinyltransferase 1, coding for MFPELKGVWMKGRVGVEKFVINGGNPLSGIVEIGGSKNAALPILAATLLSETPSIIRNIPDLLDVNTMILVLQGLGVRIEKLAEGTYQIFPDSLIKSDAPYELIRKMRASFLVTGPLITRLKRAQVPLPGGCAIGSRPIDLHIKGFLHLGVQVSMHSGYVEAWTDQLHPGEIYLDFPSVGATENIMMLASVIPGDTVIANAAREPEVTDLANFLMAMGAKIDGVGTDTIIIHGTPKLYGCDYSIINDRIEAGTFCVAAAITGGNVEVKGVNHIAMRSIITKLEEIGAKISKVSEDSLFISMKERPQATDIKTMPYPGFPTDMQAQFMTLLCLADGVSVITETVFENRFAHVGELERMGVNIKVEGRSAVVVGVEKLTGTQVTASDLRAGAALVLAGLAAEGTTDVYGISHVDRGYANLEKKLLKLGASIKRVYE